One window of Salmo salar chromosome ssa11, Ssal_v3.1, whole genome shotgun sequence genomic DNA carries:
- the LOC106563359 gene encoding phospholipase A2, minor isoenzyme isoform X1 — protein MNSLQAVFIVALRLSVAQTTNLNYRALWQFRNMILCTVPDSWPILDYADYGCYCGKGGSGTPVDELERCCEVHDLCYSDAMQHDECWPIIDNPYTESYAYDCDENLRKVTCKSNNDACEMFICECDRKAADCFARSPWNPEHEHLPSSSCH, from the exons ATGAACTCCCTCCAAGCAGTATTCATTGTTGCTTTGCGCCTCTCTGTTG CCCAGACAACTAACCTTAACTACAGGGCCCTGTGGCAGTTCAGAAACATGATCCTCTGCACTGTGCCTGATAGCTGGCCCATCCTTGACTATGCGGACTACGGCTGCTACTGTGGCAAGGGAGGCTCTGGTACCCCTGTGGACGAACTGGaaag GTGCTGTGAGGTCCATGACCTGTGCTACTCTGATGCCATGCAGCATGATGAATGTTGGCCCATCATTGACAACCCTTACACTGAATCCTATGCCTACGACTGTGACGAGAACCTCAGAAAGGTCACTTGCAAGA GCAACAATGACGCCTGTGAGATGTTCATCTGCGAGTGTGACAGGAAGGCTGCGGACTGTTTCGCCAGGAGCCCCTGGAACCCTGAGCACGAGCACCTTCCCAGTAGCAGTTGCCATTAA
- the LOC106563359 gene encoding phospholipase A2, minor isoenzyme isoform X2 — translation MPFMYLTQTTNLNYRALWQFRNMILCTVPDSWPILDYADYGCYCGKGGSGTPVDELERCCEVHDLCYSDAMQHDECWPIIDNPYTESYAYDCDENLRKVTCKSNNDACEMFICECDRKAADCFARSPWNPEHEHLPSSSCH, via the exons ATGCCATTTATGTATTTAA CCCAGACAACTAACCTTAACTACAGGGCCCTGTGGCAGTTCAGAAACATGATCCTCTGCACTGTGCCTGATAGCTGGCCCATCCTTGACTATGCGGACTACGGCTGCTACTGTGGCAAGGGAGGCTCTGGTACCCCTGTGGACGAACTGGaaag GTGCTGTGAGGTCCATGACCTGTGCTACTCTGATGCCATGCAGCATGATGAATGTTGGCCCATCATTGACAACCCTTACACTGAATCCTATGCCTACGACTGTGACGAGAACCTCAGAAAGGTCACTTGCAAGA GCAACAATGACGCCTGTGAGATGTTCATCTGCGAGTGTGACAGGAAGGCTGCGGACTGTTTCGCCAGGAGCCCCTGGAACCCTGAGCACGAGCACCTTCCCAGTAGCAGTTGCCATTAA